One region of Bacteroidales bacterium genomic DNA includes:
- a CDS encoding sigma-54-dependent Fis family transcriptional regulator, whose protein sequence is MSKDVKTGRILAVDDNEDILFALKLLLKQHVEVIDTLTDPEQIPAVMQKTQYDVILLDMNFTKDAISGQEGFDWLSKILELDPQAVVVFITAYGDAEKAVRAIKSGATDFVLKPWQNEKLLATISASIKLRRSRQEADSLRTRQRGISAVYDMPYQDFIGASEPMQKVFATIQKVAKTDASVLILGENGTGKELVARALHRDSPRKDEVFIAVDLGSIAETLFESELFGHEKGAFTDAKSEKQGRFEIASGGTLFLDEIGNLSPTLQSKLLTVIERREVTRVGSNKPIPVDVRLICATNNDIYDMVSRNAFRQDLLYRINTVEIHLPPLRDRLDDLPLLTNHFLKIYTKKYKKPVRGISAAAMKKLQQYPWPGNVRELQHAVERAVIMSEGDILEPDDFLLSTVSRKAGELELETYNLEEIEKAVILKVLKQYQGNVSQAAAELGLTRTSLYRRMEKYGL, encoded by the coding sequence ATGAGCAAAGATGTAAAAACAGGACGCATACTGGCTGTTGACGATAACGAGGATATTCTTTTTGCCCTTAAACTGCTGTTGAAGCAGCATGTTGAGGTGATCGACACGCTGACTGATCCCGAGCAGATTCCGGCTGTTATGCAGAAAACGCAGTATGATGTAATTCTGCTGGACATGAATTTTACCAAAGATGCCATCAGCGGACAGGAGGGATTTGACTGGCTGTCGAAAATTCTGGAACTGGATCCGCAGGCGGTGGTTGTCTTTATTACCGCATATGGTGATGCCGAGAAAGCAGTGAGGGCCATTAAGTCGGGCGCAACGGATTTTGTACTCAAGCCATGGCAGAACGAAAAACTTCTGGCCACCATTTCGGCTTCCATCAAATTGAGAAGGTCGCGGCAGGAAGCAGATTCCCTCCGTACCCGGCAGAGGGGAATCAGCGCTGTTTATGATATGCCATACCAGGACTTCATTGGTGCCAGCGAACCCATGCAAAAGGTATTTGCCACCATACAGAAAGTGGCAAAAACGGATGCCAGTGTTTTGATCCTGGGTGAAAACGGCACCGGAAAGGAGCTTGTTGCCAGAGCGCTTCACCGAGATTCTCCGCGCAAAGATGAGGTGTTTATTGCTGTTGATCTCGGATCCATTGCGGAAACCCTTTTTGAAAGCGAACTTTTTGGGCATGAAAAAGGAGCATTTACCGATGCGAAATCGGAGAAGCAGGGAAGGTTTGAAATTGCCAGCGGAGGAACGCTTTTTCTTGATGAGATCGGAAATTTGTCGCCCACACTTCAGAGTAAGTTGCTTACCGTAATTGAGAGGAGGGAAGTAACACGGGTTGGTTCGAACAAGCCCATACCGGTTGATGTGCGGCTAATTTGCGCCACCAATAACGACATTTATGACATGGTGTCGAGGAATGCCTTCCGGCAGGATTTGCTGTACCGCATCAACACGGTGGAAATTCACCTGCCTCCTCTGAGGGACCGGCTCGATGATCTTCCCCTGCTCACAAACCATTTCCTGAAGATCTATACCAAAAAGTACAAGAAACCGGTACGAGGCATTTCGGCGGCGGCCATGAAGAAGCTGCAGCAGTATCCCTGGCCGGGAAATGTAAGGGAATTGCAGCATGCCGTTGAAAGGGCCGTGATTATGAGTGAGGGGGATATCCTTGAACCCGATGATTTTCTTCTCTCTACCGTTTCCCGAAAAGCCGGTGAACTGGAACTGGAAACCTACAACCTGGAAGAAATTGAGAAAGCCGTGATACTGAAAGTATTGAAACAGTACCAGGGAAATGTAAGTCAGGCGGCTGCAGAACTGGGTCTTACACGTACATCACTTTACCGACGCATGGAAAAATATGGTTTATAA
- a CDS encoding endonuclease: MKTWTTVFLVLFLAVHEAYCQQPSSAEKPLLQVMFWNTENFFDPFNDSTVNDEEFLPGALRAWNFKKYETKRNHIYQVIAAIGGWDPPDVIGLAEVENRFVLNDLVTNTPLAKYNYRIVHKNSPDPRGIDVALLYREDRFRVIDKRYFPVYNAGGKIERTREILYVAGITGHDTLHIFVNHWPSRAGRKNDSELKRCHVALTLKSKTDSLLRRNPKAFVLITGDFNDEPTDESLIRCLGAKTDTAGAQSNGLYNLSALLSLNGKIRGTHKYEGKWAILDQVIVSGSLLQKGKHICTDASKLSVFAPDFLLEKDDRWMGYKPFRTYNGMQYQGGYSDHLPVIIKLVRK, translated from the coding sequence ATGAAAACCTGGACAACGGTTTTTCTTGTTCTTTTTCTCGCCGTCCACGAGGCATATTGTCAGCAGCCCTCTTCAGCGGAAAAACCCCTTCTGCAGGTGATGTTCTGGAACACGGAAAATTTCTTTGACCCCTTTAACGACAGCACGGTTAACGATGAAGAATTTCTTCCCGGCGCCCTGCGAGCATGGAATTTTAAAAAATACGAAACCAAGCGCAACCATATTTATCAGGTAATTGCAGCTATTGGCGGCTGGGACCCTCCTGATGTAATAGGCCTTGCTGAAGTGGAAAACCGTTTTGTACTGAACGATCTGGTAACCAATACCCCCCTGGCAAAATACAATTACCGTATTGTTCATAAGAACTCGCCCGATCCGCGGGGCATCGACGTAGCTCTCCTTTACCGCGAAGACCGTTTCCGCGTGATTGATAAACGGTATTTTCCCGTTTATAATGCCGGCGGGAAAATTGAACGCACCAGGGAAATCCTTTATGTTGCCGGTATTACAGGGCACGATACCCTGCATATTTTTGTTAATCACTGGCCTTCCCGTGCAGGCAGAAAAAACGACAGTGAATTGAAACGATGCCACGTGGCCCTGACATTGAAAAGCAAAACCGACTCGCTTCTGCGCCGTAATCCAAAAGCCTTTGTCCTGATTACCGGCGATTTTAACGATGAGCCCACTGATGAAAGCCTTATCCGCTGCCTCGGGGCTAAAACAGATACCGCCGGAGCCCAAAGCAACGGTTTATACAATCTTTCCGCCCTGCTTTCCCTCAACGGAAAAATCAGAGGCACACATAAATATGAGGGAAAATGGGCCATACTCGATCAGGTGATCGTTTCGGGCAGCCTTCTGCAAAAAGGAAAACACATCTGTACCGACGCATCAAAGCTGTCAGTTTTTGCACCCGATTTTCTTCTCGAAAAAGACGATCGCTGGATGGGATACAAACCGTTCAGGACTTATAACGGAATGCAATATCAGGGAGGGTACTCCGACCATCTTCCTGTAATCATAAAACTGGTCAGGAAATAA
- the trxA gene encoding thioredoxin, which produces MLEHLTTETFKEKVFNYDVNKEWKFEGDKPCLIDFYADWCGPCRMVAPILEELAKEYDGKLNIYKVDTDKEQELAMVFGIQSIPSLLFVPKDGQPQMAMGALPKETFKKAIKDVLKVE; this is translated from the coding sequence ATGCTGGAACATTTAACAACAGAAACTTTTAAGGAAAAAGTATTCAACTACGACGTCAACAAAGAATGGAAATTTGAAGGGGATAAACCCTGTCTGATTGATTTTTATGCCGACTGGTGCGGACCGTGCCGTATGGTAGCGCCCATACTCGAGGAACTGGCGAAGGAATACGACGGAAAACTGAACATATACAAAGTTGATACCGACAAGGAGCAGGAACTGGCCATGGTATTCGGTATTCAGAGCATTCCGTCCCTTCTTTTCGTTCCTAAGGATGGTCAGCCGCAGATGGCTATGGGTGCCCTTCCCAAGGAAACCTTTAAAAAGGCTATCAAAGACGTTCTGAAGGTTGAATAA
- a CDS encoding acetylxylan esterase, with protein sequence MRTYSKWIRLIFVFLVFSFVSSLSRGQNVSYSEDKAGMIPVPDVLVLINGQRVQTEEEWLQFRKPEIRALFEHLVYGVSPGLPDTLIFEVKEKNGKAFGGLGIRRQVNLYFRKDRSGPVLSLLMYLPAGKLPAPVFLGLNFNGNHTVTFDRSVPLPSSWVANDDKMGITRNRATESSRGVDTSRWCVETLLRRGYGLATVYYGDIDPDFDDGFNNGVHALFRRPNDRVSPEAWGSIAAWAWGLSRCMDYLVTDRDVDKDHVAVIGHSRLGKTALWAGAMDERFFLVVSNNSGCGGAALSKRVFGETVEAINSRFPHWFCGNFKNYNNREEKLPVDQHMLIALIAPRPVYIASATEDLWADPHGEFLAGVLATPVYRLFNLPGLPVTEMPPPDTPVMGTIGYHIRTGKHNITPFDWEQYLKFADIFIGKSNK encoded by the coding sequence ATGAGAACATATTCAAAATGGATAAGGTTGATTTTTGTTTTTCTTGTATTCAGTTTTGTTTCCTCTCTTTCGCGTGGTCAGAATGTTAGTTATTCTGAAGATAAAGCCGGGATGATTCCGGTGCCGGATGTTCTGGTACTTATAAACGGCCAGAGAGTTCAGACAGAGGAGGAGTGGCTGCAGTTCAGGAAACCGGAAATCAGGGCACTTTTTGAACATCTGGTGTATGGTGTTTCACCCGGCTTGCCCGACACTCTTATTTTTGAAGTAAAGGAAAAGAACGGGAAAGCATTCGGGGGTCTGGGGATCCGCAGACAGGTGAACCTGTATTTCAGGAAAGATCGTTCAGGGCCTGTTCTTTCCCTCCTGATGTATCTTCCGGCCGGAAAATTGCCTGCTCCGGTATTTCTTGGTTTGAATTTCAACGGCAACCATACGGTAACGTTTGATCGTTCTGTTCCTCTTCCTTCTTCCTGGGTGGCGAATGATGATAAAATGGGAATTACCCGGAACAGGGCCACGGAATCTTCGCGGGGGGTGGATACTTCGCGCTGGTGTGTCGAAACACTTTTGCGCCGAGGATACGGCCTTGCCACCGTTTATTATGGTGATATTGATCCTGACTTTGATGATGGTTTTAACAACGGTGTTCATGCCCTTTTCAGAAGGCCGAACGACAGGGTATCCCCTGAGGCATGGGGTTCCATAGCTGCATGGGCATGGGGATTGAGCCGCTGTATGGATTATCTTGTAACCGACAGGGATGTGGATAAAGATCATGTGGCGGTGATAGGGCATTCACGGCTCGGAAAGACTGCTCTCTGGGCTGGTGCAATGGATGAACGGTTTTTTCTGGTGGTTTCCAATAATTCGGGTTGCGGCGGAGCTGCTCTTTCCAAAAGGGTTTTTGGTGAAACAGTGGAGGCGATTAATTCACGGTTTCCTCATTGGTTCTGCGGAAACTTTAAAAATTACAACAACCGTGAAGAAAAACTTCCCGTTGACCAGCACATGCTGATAGCTCTTATTGCTCCGCGTCCGGTGTATATTGCCAGTGCAACAGAAGACCTGTGGGCTGACCCTCATGGTGAATTCCTGGCCGGTGTTCTGGCTACCCCGGTTTACAGGCTTTTCAATCTGCCCGGGCTACCCGTGACCGAGATGCCGCCCCCTGATACCCCGGTTATGGGAACCATCGGTTACCATATTCGTACCGGCAAACATAATATCACGCCATTTGACTGGGAACAGTATCTGAAATTTGCTGACATATTTATCGGAAAATCAAATAAATAA
- a CDS encoding amidohydrolase yields MHLRIPFVLILCSMLVSESSGSSLQKKDTILFLNAQIYTVDDVFSTADAMVVAEGRIVETGTAGNLRAKYRADAIIDLGGKYVYPGFIDSHCHFLYYGLGLQEADLTGTASVEEIMTRLRGSGSKRNGQWITGRGWDQNDWESKMYPNRQMLDSIFPDLPVYLTRIDGHAAWVNTAALKMAGITSQTRVKGGRVVLENGAPSGILIDNAMNLVSRLIPPPDLPAKREALLEAQTNCFAVGLTMVCDAGLGYQEVSLIDSLQKYGRLSMRIYAMLEPTKENFNHFISRGIYRTDRLSVRSIKLFADGALGSRGALLLEPYTDDPQSRGLQIEPAGYYRKICQKARKYGYQVNTHCIGDAANRMILNVYGEVLKGKNDLRWRIEHAQVIHPSDFQKFAKFSIIPSVQTTHAVSDMSWAVNRLGAERMKYAYAYKMLLQQNGWLANGSDFPVEDINPLQGFYAAVARKNPAGQPAGGFQMENALTREEALRAMTIWAARAAFEESSRGSLESGKWADFVVLDTDLMRAPLEKIPEAKVFSTWIGGVAVYQRK; encoded by the coding sequence ATGCATCTCAGGATACCGTTTGTTCTGATTCTCTGCTCTATGTTGGTTTCAGAAAGTTCAGGAAGTTCCCTGCAGAAAAAGGATACCATTCTTTTTCTCAATGCGCAGATTTATACTGTTGATGATGTTTTCTCCACTGCCGATGCAATGGTTGTTGCCGAAGGCCGTATTGTGGAAACCGGCACCGCCGGTAATCTCCGGGCGAAATACCGTGCTGATGCCATCATCGATCTGGGAGGGAAGTACGTATATCCGGGATTTATTGATAGCCATTGCCATTTTTTGTATTATGGCCTCGGACTGCAGGAAGCCGATCTCACTGGAACCGCTTCTGTTGAGGAAATCATGACCCGGCTGAGGGGATCTGGAAGCAAACGGAATGGGCAGTGGATAACCGGCAGAGGATGGGACCAGAACGACTGGGAAAGCAAAATGTATCCAAACCGCCAGATGCTCGATTCAATTTTCCCTGACCTTCCTGTCTATCTGACCCGTATTGATGGTCATGCTGCCTGGGTAAATACTGCGGCACTGAAAATGGCAGGGATCACAAGCCAGACCAGGGTAAAAGGAGGCAGGGTAGTGCTGGAAAACGGGGCTCCTTCAGGTATTCTTATTGACAATGCCATGAATCTGGTTTCGCGACTGATTCCACCTCCGGATTTGCCTGCAAAAAGAGAGGCTCTTCTGGAAGCACAGACAAACTGTTTTGCTGTGGGTCTGACGATGGTTTGCGATGCGGGGCTTGGATATCAGGAAGTGTCTCTGATAGACAGCCTCCAGAAATATGGCAGATTATCGATGCGTATTTATGCTATGCTGGAACCGACCAAAGAGAATTTTAACCATTTTATTTCCAGGGGAATCTACCGTACCGATCGGCTTTCTGTCCGTTCCATCAAACTTTTTGCCGATGGTGCCCTGGGTTCGAGGGGTGCTCTCCTGCTGGAGCCATATACAGATGATCCACAGTCAAGGGGTCTTCAGATTGAGCCTGCCGGCTATTACAGAAAAATCTGCCAGAAAGCAAGGAAGTATGGTTATCAGGTAAACACCCATTGTATCGGGGATGCTGCCAACCGCATGATCCTTAATGTGTATGGAGAGGTACTGAAGGGGAAAAACGACCTGCGGTGGAGGATTGAGCATGCACAGGTAATTCATCCGTCTGACTTTCAAAAGTTTGCGAAGTTTTCCATTATTCCCAGTGTTCAGACTACTCATGCCGTGTCTGATATGTCATGGGCTGTGAATCGCCTTGGAGCAGAGCGAATGAAATATGCCTATGCTTACAAAATGCTGCTTCAGCAGAACGGATGGCTGGCCAATGGCAGTGATTTCCCCGTTGAAGATATTAATCCGCTGCAGGGATTTTATGCGGCGGTTGCAAGAAAGAATCCTGCCGGACAGCCTGCCGGCGGGTTTCAGATGGAAAATGCCCTTACTCGGGAAGAGGCTTTGCGTGCCATGACCATCTGGGCAGCCCGGGCAGCTTTCGAGGAATCAAGCCGTGGTTCGCTTGAGTCGGGTAAATGGGCCGATTTTGTTGTTCTGGATACAGACCTGATGAGGGCTCCGCTGGAAAAAATTCCGGAGGCAAAGGTTTTTTCCACGTGGATCGGGGGCGTTGCCGTTTATCAGCGGAAATAA
- a CDS encoding TolC family protein, with amino-acid sequence MMKMRAMYLAVVTVIFLAGTGTSRAQKVWTLEECIQYALDHNITIKRQELAADVSSNNAFQAKMNLLPGIGAGFNHSFNFGRTVDPTTYDFVEQNYQSQSMGVGGNMTLFHGLQNINNMKRQQFNLMAKLAQVEKAKNDVTLNIATAYLQILFSQEILEVAKAQLEVTRLQVEKMRKLVEVGNKAMGDLLQIQAQEASDRLEVINASNNLKIAYLTLTQLLDLDSAEGFEIAKPVTAQIDEALVAPEVEEIYTVAEKEMPQIRMAEYMVKAAQKDLAIARGARFPDVTLQSQVYTYYSELQTQYYSYEQQLRNNMSKTIQFGINIPLFSRYATQRDISNAKIARNDAELQLREARLDLYKTIQQAHADAVAALEKYRSAAEAVKANEEAFKYTEQKFGVGLVSAVEYNEGKKNLTKARADLLQAKYEFIFKTKILAFYMGNKIELK; translated from the coding sequence ATGATGAAAATGCGTGCAATGTATTTGGCCGTCGTAACGGTAATTTTCCTAGCAGGAACAGGTACTTCCCGTGCCCAGAAGGTGTGGACACTGGAAGAATGCATACAGTATGCCCTCGATCACAATATTACCATTAAACGGCAGGAACTGGCGGCCGATGTTTCCTCCAACAATGCATTTCAGGCAAAGATGAATCTGTTGCCCGGAATCGGAGCAGGGTTCAATCATTCATTCAATTTCGGACGAACCGTTGATCCAACTACTTACGACTTTGTGGAACAAAATTACCAGTCGCAGTCAATGGGTGTGGGAGGCAACATGACGTTATTCCATGGCCTGCAGAATATCAACAACATGAAACGGCAGCAGTTCAATCTCATGGCCAAACTGGCGCAGGTTGAAAAGGCCAAAAACGATGTTACACTTAACATTGCCACCGCTTATCTTCAGATCCTCTTCAGCCAGGAAATTCTCGAAGTAGCCAAAGCACAGCTTGAAGTAACACGCCTGCAGGTTGAAAAAATGCGGAAACTGGTGGAGGTGGGAAACAAGGCCATGGGAGACCTTTTGCAGATTCAGGCACAGGAAGCTTCTGACCGGCTGGAAGTGATCAATGCTTCAAACAACTTAAAAATTGCCTATCTCACACTCACCCAACTGCTCGACCTCGATTCGGCCGAAGGATTTGAAATTGCAAAACCGGTCACGGCCCAGATTGACGAAGCACTGGTTGCTCCCGAAGTGGAAGAAATTTATACCGTTGCCGAAAAAGAAATGCCCCAGATCAGAATGGCAGAGTACATGGTAAAAGCTGCGCAAAAAGACCTTGCCATTGCCCGCGGAGCCAGATTCCCTGATGTAACACTGCAGTCACAGGTGTACACCTACTATTCGGAACTTCAGACGCAATATTACTCATACGAACAGCAACTGCGCAACAACATGTCAAAAACCATCCAGTTCGGAATCAATATCCCTCTGTTCAGCCGCTATGCCACTCAACGCGATATCAGCAATGCAAAAATCGCCCGCAATGATGCCGAACTGCAACTCAGGGAAGCCCGGCTTGACCTATACAAAACCATTCAGCAGGCACATGCTGATGCAGTTGCCGCACTTGAAAAATACCGGTCGGCAGCAGAAGCAGTAAAGGCTAACGAGGAAGCCTTTAAATATACAGAGCAGAAATTCGGGGTAGGCCTTGTGAGCGCCGTTGAATACAATGAAGGAAAGAAAAACCTGACAAAAGCCCGTGCCGACTTACTGCAGGCTAAATATGAATTCATCTTTAAGACAAAAATTCTCGCTTTTTACATGGGAAATAAAATCGAGCTTAAATAG
- a CDS encoding efflux RND transporter periplasmic adaptor subunit yields MNGMDKKIEKRHPRLKRIIWISAIAVLVLLVIYSMFFGDKSSRLNIETDKITIATVERDIFQDYIAVIGTVEPIQTIYLDAIEGGRVEEILRDEGSKLRKGDVIIRLSNHNLLLEISNHEAEVARAVNELRQARLLMVQQQLINQSSIIDTRKVLKQQERTFRNNEKLFETNSISREELEKSKEEYQASLEKMNLLLENQKQDSMFRAIQVASLESSVSRMEKNLVLIRARLDNLDIKAPVDGELATLNPEVGEVINYGTRIGTINILDSYKLKAEIDEHYIDRVKKGLKGACDFSGKDYTAHIEKIFPEVKNGRFFVDMIFDDSVPSQIRIGQTSRIKLELGESQPAVLLPRGGFYQSTGGQWVYVILPEQHVAVKRAIRIGRQNPRFYEIIEGLEPGEKVIVSGYDNFGNADKLILK; encoded by the coding sequence ATGAATGGCATGGACAAAAAGATTGAAAAAAGACATCCCCGACTGAAACGCATTATCTGGATTTCAGCCATTGCTGTTCTTGTACTCCTGGTTATTTACTCGATGTTTTTTGGAGATAAAAGCTCCAGGCTGAACATCGAAACCGACAAGATTACCATAGCTACCGTTGAACGCGACATATTTCAGGATTATATAGCTGTTATCGGCACCGTTGAACCCATTCAGACCATTTACCTTGATGCCATTGAAGGAGGCAGGGTAGAAGAGATTCTCCGCGATGAAGGAAGCAAACTGCGCAAGGGAGATGTGATCATCCGGCTGAGCAACCACAATCTGCTGCTGGAAATTTCGAACCATGAAGCGGAAGTTGCGCGGGCAGTCAATGAACTTCGCCAGGCACGGCTGTTGATGGTGCAGCAGCAACTCATCAACCAGAGCAGCATTATTGATACGAGAAAAGTTCTCAAACAGCAGGAAAGAACATTCCGGAACAATGAAAAGCTGTTCGAAACCAATTCTATCTCGCGCGAAGAGCTCGAAAAATCAAAAGAAGAATACCAGGCTTCATTAGAAAAAATGAACCTTCTGCTCGAAAACCAGAAACAGGACAGCATGTTCAGGGCCATCCAGGTGGCCTCTCTCGAATCATCGGTTTCGCGCATGGAGAAAAACCTTGTACTCATCCGTGCCCGGCTCGATAACCTCGACATCAAGGCGCCTGTTGACGGCGAACTGGCCACTCTCAATCCTGAAGTAGGGGAAGTGATCAATTACGGCACACGTATCGGAACAATCAATATACTCGACTCCTACAAGCTGAAAGCCGAAATTGACGAGCACTATATTGACCGGGTGAAAAAAGGACTGAAAGGTGCCTGCGATTTCAGCGGGAAAGACTATACAGCGCATATTGAAAAGATTTTCCCCGAAGTGAAAAACGGAAGGTTTTTTGTTGACATGATTTTTGATGATTCGGTACCTTCCCAGATCCGTATCGGTCAGACATCACGGATCAAGCTTGAACTGGGGGAATCCCAGCCGGCTGTACTTTTACCCAGGGGAGGTTTTTACCAGAGTACCGGTGGTCAGTGGGTATATGTCATTCTTCCCGAACAGCATGTAGCTGTAAAACGGGCTATCCGGATCGGACGCCAGAACCCGAGATTTTACGAAATCATCGAAGGCCTGGAGCCGGGAGAAAAAGTAATTGTTTCGGGATACGACAATTTTGGCAACGCAGATAAGCTGATTCTTAAATAG
- a CDS encoding HD domain-containing protein: MKNFLDHTIFQIITEVCAEEDTEAYVVGGFVRDRFLGRDSKDIDIVVVGDGIELAQKVAKKIRPGLKVVSYRNFGTAMFRFHGMEIEFAASRKESYKADSRKPKVFKATLEEDMQRRDFTINAMAIGLHPKNHGQLIDPFNGQEDLKKKIIRTPLDPVHTFSDDPLRMIRAIRFATRLNFRIEERTLEGIRENAERLKIISAERIAEELTKILQSEKPSVGFRLLDSTGLLPVFLPELSNLKGVEAIDGRMHKDNFQHTLMVLDNVAGVSENIWLRWAALLHDIAKPLTKKYIPEQGWTFHGHEYLGAKMVPGIFRRLRLPMGAEMRFVQKMVALHLRPIVLASEDVTDSAVRRLLFEAGDDIDQLMTLCEADITSKNDRLRAVYKANFALVRKKLKEIEEKDAVRNFQPPVTGEDIMKFFGIPPCKEVGIIKNAIKEAILDGVIRNNREEAWKFMLEKGKELGLTPGTPEAG; the protein is encoded by the coding sequence ATGAAAAATTTTCTTGATCATACGATTTTTCAGATAATAACGGAGGTTTGTGCGGAGGAGGACACGGAGGCCTATGTGGTGGGCGGTTTTGTGCGCGACCGTTTTCTGGGAAGGGATTCGAAGGATATTGATATTGTGGTGGTAGGTGACGGGATTGAGTTGGCGCAGAAAGTAGCAAAAAAAATACGTCCCGGATTAAAGGTGGTCAGTTACAGGAATTTTGGAACAGCCATGTTCCGGTTTCATGGGATGGAGATTGAGTTTGCGGCCTCACGTAAGGAATCGTACAAGGCAGATTCACGCAAGCCGAAGGTATTTAAGGCCACGCTGGAAGAAGACATGCAACGGCGTGATTTTACCATCAATGCCATGGCCATAGGGCTTCATCCGAAGAATCACGGACAGCTGATAGATCCGTTCAATGGTCAGGAAGATCTGAAGAAAAAGATCATACGTACTCCGCTGGATCCGGTACATACCTTTTCCGACGATCCTTTGCGCATGATACGGGCGATCCGGTTTGCCACCCGGCTGAATTTCCGCATTGAGGAGAGAACCCTTGAAGGAATCAGAGAAAATGCGGAGAGGCTCAAGATTATTTCGGCGGAACGTATTGCGGAAGAACTAACCAAAATATTGCAGTCTGAGAAGCCGTCGGTTGGATTCCGGTTACTCGACAGTACGGGTTTACTGCCTGTTTTTCTGCCCGAGCTCTCCAATCTGAAGGGAGTGGAAGCCATTGACGGGCGCATGCATAAGGATAATTTTCAGCACACTCTGATGGTACTGGACAATGTTGCCGGTGTTTCAGAAAATATCTGGCTTCGCTGGGCTGCCTTGCTTCATGATATTGCCAAGCCGCTTACAAAAAAATATATTCCGGAGCAGGGCTGGACATTTCATGGCCATGAATACCTCGGTGCCAAAATGGTTCCGGGAATATTCAGGAGGCTTCGTCTTCCGATGGGAGCCGAAATGCGTTTTGTACAGAAGATGGTCGCTCTTCATTTGCGCCCCATTGTGCTGGCTTCCGAAGATGTTACCGATTCGGCCGTGCGGCGCCTGCTTTTCGAAGCCGGAGACGATATTGATCAGCTGATGACCTTGTGCGAGGCCGATATTACTTCAAAAAACGACCGTTTGCGTGCCGTTTACAAGGCCAATTTTGCCCTGGTACGGAAAAAACTGAAAGAGATTGAGGAAAAAGATGCTGTCCGCAATTTTCAGCCCCCCGTAACCGGAGAAGACATTATGAAATTTTTTGGCATTCCTCCCTGCAAGGAAGTGGGAATTATCAAAAATGCCATCAAGGAAGCCATCCTCGACGGGGTCATAAGAAACAACAGGGAGGAAGCATGGAAGTTTATGCTGGAAAAAGGGAAAGAACTTGGACTTACGCCCGGAACTCCAGAAGCCGGGTAA
- a CDS encoding ABC transporter ATP-binding protein, whose translation MFIMIRTIHLSKVFRTDEVETTALNNVNLEVKEGEFVAVMGPSGCGKSTLLNILGLLDNPTSGEFYLDGHEVSRYSERARTSMRKGNIGFVFQSFNLIDELTVFENIELPLLYMKVSATERRKRVEEAMERMRISHRRKHFPQQLSGGQQQRVAIARAVVSKPRLILADEPTGNLDSANGEEVMNLLIELNNDGTTIVMVTHSPSDAEKAHRIIQLFDGYVVTENVKHAYQS comes from the coding sequence CTGTTCATTATGATTCGCACCATCCATCTGAGCAAAGTTTTCCGCACCGATGAAGTGGAAACAACTGCCCTCAACAATGTCAATCTTGAAGTTAAGGAAGGAGAATTTGTCGCAGTAATGGGTCCTTCGGGCTGCGGAAAATCCACCCTGCTCAATATTCTGGGCCTTCTGGACAATCCGACCAGTGGAGAATTTTACCTCGACGGACATGAGGTTTCCCGTTACAGTGAACGGGCCCGCACCAGTATGAGAAAAGGAAACATCGGATTTGTATTCCAGAGCTTCAACCTGATCGATGAACTAACAGTCTTTGAAAATATCGAACTTCCCCTTTTGTATATGAAGGTTTCTGCCACTGAGCGCCGCAAAAGGGTGGAAGAAGCCATGGAAAGAATGCGGATATCACACCGCAGAAAACACTTCCCCCAGCAACTTTCCGGCGGTCAGCAGCAGCGTGTTGCCATTGCACGTGCTGTGGTTTCCAAACCAAGGCTCATCCTCGCCGACGAACCAACCGGAAACCTCGACTCAGCCAACGGGGAAGAGGTTATGAATCTTCTGATCGAACTCAATAACGACGGAACAACCATCGTGATGGTAACCCACTCCCCCTCCGATGCAGAAAAAGCCCACCGGATCATTCAGCTTTTTGACGGATATGTAGTTACGGAAAATGTAAAACATGCGTATCAGAGTTGA